From Algoriphagus sp. NG3, the proteins below share one genomic window:
- a CDS encoding TolC family protein: MKKISLLLFLSVFGTSIYAQSSESLDLEKAITIGLEKNLDIKIAVETVDIQERNERIGQGDYLMPIVDAIYTRNYSIEDVEQRFATSPEPNTIDDAKSRSKNLTIAGIYGFRPESFIVLKRLGVLTEISELDAKVAVENTVANISSAYYRLVLELQRQKVLERTLELSQARLDIAEAQYSLGGAGKRDYLTAEVDYNSDLSLLLGQEQVIQNARVNLNEIMALNPDVQFTVDDTIAIGEPLFLENLVENAFLENKTYLITQRQANVAYLELKEIRASRLPVINLNGSYVNNTSNSDAGFLLQNQREGFNYGGNITLNVFNGFTLNRRIQNAKVQQKIQGYAVDQYEIQLRSDIHRAYNTYTTNRNLLEVEKKNYAVAKESSEIALERFRLGIASYLEFRDAQVNLLTAENRLITSIFNIKEQEIELRRLSGKIFFDNSYQELNLPSED, from the coding sequence ATGAAGAAAATCAGCCTACTACTCTTTTTGAGTGTTTTTGGAACAAGTATTTATGCGCAAAGCAGCGAATCTCTGGATCTGGAGAAAGCCATCACTATAGGCTTGGAAAAAAATCTGGATATCAAAATAGCAGTGGAAACTGTGGATATCCAGGAGAGAAATGAACGTATTGGCCAAGGTGATTACCTGATGCCTATAGTGGACGCTATCTATACGCGGAATTATAGTATTGAAGATGTGGAGCAGCGTTTTGCCACCAGTCCTGAACCAAACACCATAGACGACGCAAAATCCAGGTCAAAGAACCTTACTATTGCAGGCATCTATGGATTCCGGCCAGAGAGTTTCATCGTATTAAAGCGGCTGGGAGTGTTGACCGAAATATCCGAGTTGGACGCCAAAGTGGCAGTTGAAAATACGGTTGCCAACATATCATCCGCCTATTACCGACTGGTGCTGGAGCTACAGCGGCAAAAAGTTCTTGAACGTACCTTGGAGCTCAGCCAGGCCCGTTTGGATATAGCGGAAGCCCAGTATTCGCTGGGAGGGGCTGGCAAACGCGACTATTTGACGGCGGAAGTGGATTACAATTCTGATTTAAGCCTACTGCTTGGCCAGGAGCAGGTCATCCAAAATGCCCGTGTCAACCTCAATGAAATCATGGCTTTGAATCCAGATGTACAGTTTACAGTGGACGATACGATTGCAATTGGAGAACCTTTGTTTTTGGAAAATCTGGTTGAAAATGCCTTTTTGGAGAATAAAACCTATCTCATCACCCAGCGTCAGGCAAACGTGGCATACTTAGAGTTGAAGGAAATTAGAGCCAGCCGGCTTCCAGTCATCAACCTGAATGGATCTTACGTTAACAATACCTCAAACTCAGATGCGGGTTTTCTTCTTCAAAACCAGAGGGAAGGGTTCAATTATGGTGGGAATATCACGCTGAATGTGTTTAATGGATTTACACTGAACAGGAGGATCCAAAATGCAAAGGTGCAGCAGAAAATCCAAGGCTATGCCGTAGATCAATATGAGATACAGCTTCGTTCTGATATACACCGGGCTTACAATACCTATACCACCAACCGTAACTTGCTGGAGGTAGAGAAGAAGAATTATGCAGTAGCTAAGGAGAGTTCTGAAATAGCACTTGAGCGGTTTAGATTAGGGATTGCGTCTTACCTGGAATTCAGGGATGCCCAGGTGAATTTACTTACTGCGGAGAACAGGCTGATCACTTCCATATTCAATATTAAAGAGCAGGAAATCGAATTAAGACGACTCTCAGGCAAGATTTTCTTTGATAATAGTTATCAAGAATTAAACCTTCCTTCCGAAGATTAG
- a CDS encoding efflux RND transporter periplasmic adaptor subunit — MKKQTKTILIIAVVVIAAAAYFYPRMDVRKSNDMGVASVGAGPGTPTDLPVKVVKLKRETLRNQLSMTGTILPNESVDLRSEISGLVTKIAFKEGEYVTKGTPLVYLNDDELQAQYQRLEYTQKLFESQENRQKQLLAREAISQEEYDIVLNQYNTTLSDLKLVEAQLSKTVIRAPFNGILGLRQISEGSVIGTADIIANFVNIDPIKIEFSIPERYASMVSVGSSIYFTNESSPDEVVGKVYAFEPQIDAATRTLRLRAESPNKDRKYLPGMFVRIRFVLGETEDALMVPSESVIPELQGYKVFIVGAENKAEERSVEIGTRTDTHVQITSGLKEGDLVLTTGVLQASTGTPLEFTQIN; from the coding sequence ATGAAAAAGCAAACGAAGACCATATTGATCATCGCTGTAGTCGTGATTGCGGCGGCAGCCTACTTTTATCCTAGAATGGATGTCCGTAAGAGCAACGATATGGGAGTTGCCTCCGTAGGTGCGGGCCCTGGTACTCCTACTGATTTGCCGGTAAAGGTGGTGAAGCTTAAGCGTGAAACACTTAGAAACCAGCTTTCGATGACCGGCACGATCTTGCCCAACGAATCTGTGGATCTCCGCTCAGAAATCTCTGGTCTGGTGACAAAAATCGCTTTCAAAGAAGGGGAGTATGTCACGAAAGGCACTCCGCTGGTTTATCTGAACGATGATGAGCTGCAGGCACAATATCAGCGCCTGGAATATACCCAGAAGCTTTTTGAAAGTCAGGAAAACAGGCAGAAACAGTTGCTGGCAAGAGAGGCGATCAGCCAAGAGGAATATGATATCGTATTGAATCAATACAATACCACACTTTCCGATCTTAAACTGGTCGAGGCGCAGCTTTCCAAGACGGTCATCAGAGCACCGTTTAATGGGATCCTGGGGTTGAGACAGATCAGTGAGGGATCCGTGATCGGTACTGCGGACATTATTGCCAATTTCGTGAATATTGATCCGATCAAAATTGAATTTTCAATTCCCGAGCGCTATGCAAGTATGGTCAGTGTAGGTTCTTCAATCTATTTTACCAATGAGTCTTCACCCGATGAAGTTGTGGGGAAGGTGTATGCTTTTGAACCTCAGATAGATGCTGCCACGCGTACCTTGAGGTTGCGGGCAGAGAGTCCGAATAAGGACAGAAAGTACCTTCCGGGGATGTTTGTAAGGATTCGTTTTGTACTGGGAGAGACTGAAGATGCCTTGATGGTTCCCTCAGAGTCTGTTATTCCGGAATTGCAGGGATATAAAGTGTTCATAGTCGGTGCTGAAAATAAAGCCGAGGAGCGTTCGGTAGAGATCGGCACCCGTACAGATACCCATGTGCAGATCACCAGTGGTCTGAAGGAGGGGGATCTGGTTCTCACCACAGGTGTATTGCAAGCAAGTACAGGCACCCCTTTAGAGTTCACCCAAATCAACTGA
- a CDS encoding alpha/beta hydrolase, translating into MLYHKVFSHSESKEWVVFIHGAGGSSAVWFKQLKDFSEKYNLLLIDLRGHGKSADLPQAIYNEEYTFEGVTLDVIKVLDHLKIPPAHFMGVSLGTIIVRQLAELERWRVKSLVMAGAVTRLTARSRILVFLGSTFKRVIPYMWLYRLFAFVILPRKQHAESRNLFVREAQKLCQKEFIRWFQLTKDINPLLRYFKESDLGIPTLYVMGDQDVMFLEPVKKLIKTHKNSVLNIMKKCGHVVNVERPQEFNRLSLAFIQNQT; encoded by the coding sequence ATGTTGTACCACAAAGTATTTTCTCATTCAGAAAGCAAAGAATGGGTAGTGTTTATCCATGGGGCTGGAGGCTCTTCGGCAGTATGGTTTAAGCAGCTTAAGGATTTTAGTGAAAAGTATAATCTTTTGCTGATTGATCTTCGCGGACATGGCAAGTCTGCTGATCTTCCCCAGGCAATTTATAATGAGGAATATACTTTTGAAGGTGTTACTTTGGATGTAATCAAAGTTCTTGATCATCTAAAGATCCCCCCGGCCCATTTTATGGGAGTGTCACTGGGAACGATCATCGTCCGTCAGCTTGCAGAACTTGAACGTTGGCGGGTTAAATCACTTGTGATGGCAGGAGCTGTCACGAGATTAACGGCCCGATCTAGAATATTGGTGTTCTTGGGTAGTACATTTAAGCGAGTGATACCTTATATGTGGCTTTACAGATTGTTTGCCTTTGTGATCTTGCCAAGAAAGCAGCACGCAGAGTCAAGAAATTTGTTTGTCCGCGAAGCTCAAAAACTATGTCAAAAGGAATTTATTCGATGGTTTCAATTGACGAAGGATATAAATCCGCTTCTGCGATATTTCAAGGAGTCCGATTTGGGGATCCCTACGTTGTATGTGATGGGAGATCAGGATGTCATGTTTTTGGAACCGGTAAAGAAATTAATTAAAACACATAAAAACTCAGTTCTGAATATAATGAAGAAATGCGGCCATGTGGTGAATGTGGAAAGACCTCAGGAGTTTAACCGACTTTCGCTCGCATTTATCCAAAATCAAACCTAA
- a CDS encoding transglycosylase SLT domain-containing protein, with protein sequence MKKALILFFSVLILLLFGVQCTFIEKNLASKFKKETYILDLSGIQNRGFIRAAVDNNSTGYYIYRGRRMGYEYELLRDLAKRLNVQLHLVMVSDIDRAFDYLEEGKVDLIAMNLEKSVERTAKASFSLPLGKMNTVLVGNESSGKISSWEQLGTDTIYVREGAVYKTQLCKLKDSLQLNYTIIPTLEHEERLIDKVAEGEIKWTIADQNIAQANATYYRGLDISWKVQKEGDVSWVVRQNSPKLLSALDNWLVEKQKRFIPDVYAKYFLNPKNSYFRSNSPFSSLAGNQISVYDELIKNGAEQLGWDWRLLASLVYKESRFDTVATSYAGAKGLLQLMPVTLERFGVVNPNDPQESLMGGVRYLRYLDKFWIERVPDTSERLKFILASYNIGHGHVEDAWKLTMKYGENTQTWSDVSKFLELKSDPDYYTDPIVRSGFAKGHLAVNYVKDVMSVFDSYKALVQP encoded by the coding sequence ATGAAAAAAGCACTAATCCTCTTTTTCTCTGTATTGATTCTCCTCTTGTTTGGCGTTCAATGTACCTTTATAGAGAAGAATCTAGCATCTAAATTCAAGAAGGAAACTTATATACTTGACCTTTCAGGGATACAAAACCGGGGATTTATCCGGGCTGCTGTGGACAATAATTCCACAGGGTATTACATCTACCGTGGTCGTAGAATGGGCTATGAGTATGAGCTTCTCCGAGATCTGGCAAAGCGCCTCAATGTCCAGTTGCACTTAGTCATGGTGTCTGATATAGATCGGGCATTTGATTACTTGGAGGAAGGCAAGGTGGACTTGATAGCAATGAATCTGGAGAAGAGTGTGGAGCGTACCGCTAAAGCTTCCTTTTCGCTTCCTCTTGGCAAAATGAATACTGTACTCGTAGGAAATGAGTCATCGGGAAAAATATCTTCTTGGGAACAGTTGGGTACAGACACAATCTATGTGCGCGAAGGAGCTGTTTATAAAACCCAGCTCTGCAAGCTGAAAGACTCCCTACAGTTGAACTACACGATTATTCCTACGCTTGAGCATGAGGAAAGGCTGATTGACAAAGTGGCAGAAGGGGAGATCAAATGGACAATAGCTGATCAGAATATTGCGCAGGCAAATGCTACCTATTATCGAGGTCTTGACATATCATGGAAAGTCCAAAAGGAAGGAGATGTCTCCTGGGTGGTAAGACAAAATTCGCCTAAACTTCTTTCGGCTCTTGATAATTGGCTGGTTGAGAAGCAAAAACGGTTTATCCCAGATGTATATGCCAAGTACTTCTTAAATCCCAAAAACAGTTATTTCAGAAGCAATAGCCCATTTTCATCCTTAGCTGGAAACCAGATTTCAGTATATGATGAATTGATAAAAAACGGTGCGGAACAATTAGGATGGGATTGGAGGCTGCTTGCTTCTTTAGTATATAAGGAATCCCGTTTTGATACGGTAGCCACCTCATATGCCGGTGCGAAAGGCCTGCTCCAGCTGATGCCAGTAACACTCGAGCGCTTTGGCGTGGTAAATCCAAATGATCCCCAAGAATCCCTTATGGGAGGGGTCAGGTACCTGAGGTATCTAGATAAGTTTTGGATCGAAAGAGTACCGGATACATCCGAGCGGCTGAAATTTATATTGGCATCCTATAATATAGGACATGGGCATGTGGAAGATGCCTGGAAGCTCACTATGAAATATGGTGAAAACACCCAGACATGGAGTGATGTTTCCAAGTTTCTAGAGCTCAAAAGTGACCCGGATTATTACACCGATCCTATAGTCAGGAGCGGTTTTGCCAAAGGGCATCTTGCTGTTAATTACGTCAAGGACGTGATGTCTGTATTTGACTCTTACAAGGCACTTGTACAGCCGTAA
- a CDS encoding efflux RND transporter permease subunit, translating into MASLSNISVNRPVLAIVMSLVIMLFGAIGISLLGIREFPSVDPPIINVRTTYVGANADVIEAQITEPLEEAINGIQGIKSLTSTSNDGASSITVEFDVGGDLEAAANDVRDKVSGAQRNLPPDAEPPVVSKADADSEPIVFLNVKSSERSLLELSDIAQNVFKERLQTIPGVSQVRIWGEKEYAIRLRMDPLKMASYGVTPLDILSKVQSENVELPSGKIEGETIELSVRTKSRLSSPQEFNDLIIKEDQNNIVRFQDVGKAELAALNERSILKRDGVPMVGVVLVPLPGSNSIEIADEFYRRLEFIKKDLPADVGLEIGFDKTSYIRSSISEVQETIVTAFVLVVAIIFLFLRDWRTTFIPVLTIPISLVGVFFIMYLMGFSINVLTLLGIVLSIGLVVDDAIVVLENIYSRIEKGENPQEAAAKGSEEIFFAVIATTVALAAVFLPVIFLTGTTGRLFREFGIVVAGAVIISSFVALTMTPMLSSKFLKKREKHNRFYNFTEPGFVWINDKYDRALSWFMQFRWVSFVMIAGMGFGIYWLFNEIPTELAPTEDRGEIVIRMNGPEGATFSYMDHIIDQMVAEFIADYPKEEVSGLVSVTSPGFGTSSTNSGFVRFILTDAENREKTQGEYFNEINQKLKKYTGVKAFASQAQSIGNSRGGLPVQYVLQAPTLDKLKEIIPTFMAEVDKSPVFIFSDINLKFTKPELEIEIDRAKARNIGVSVQEIARTLQLSYSGQRFAYFIRNGKQYQVVGEMRLEDRNEPINLRMLYVRAENGSLVQLDNLVTVTEKSTPPQLYRFNRFVAGTVSANLAEGYTIGDGLDEMDRIAAEVLDESFTTDVSGPSKEFRESSNSLLFAFMFALILIYLVLSAQFESFLDPLTIMFTVPLALFGALFTLWLFGFTLNIFSQIGIIMLIGLVTKNGILIVEFANQRKATGMSVQEAIYGAAVARFRPILMTSLSTILGILPIALGLGAGAESRVPMGAAVIGGLAFATILTLFVIPAIYTYLTSKEGRLARI; encoded by the coding sequence ATGGCTAGTTTATCCAACATAAGTGTAAACAGGCCGGTATTGGCCATCGTGATGTCTCTGGTCATCATGCTTTTTGGTGCCATCGGTATTTCCTTGTTGGGAATCCGGGAGTTTCCCAGCGTGGATCCACCCATCATCAATGTGAGGACCACTTACGTAGGAGCCAATGCGGATGTAATCGAGGCGCAGATCACTGAGCCACTGGAAGAGGCTATTAATGGGATCCAGGGGATCAAATCCCTCACCTCTACCAGTAATGACGGAGCAAGTAGTATTACTGTGGAGTTTGATGTGGGGGGAGACCTTGAAGCTGCCGCAAATGACGTCCGGGACAAAGTCTCCGGTGCGCAGCGTAATCTTCCGCCTGATGCTGAGCCTCCGGTGGTATCCAAAGCGGATGCTGACTCTGAGCCCATCGTTTTCCTGAATGTGAAAAGTAGTGAGAGAAGCCTACTGGAACTCTCGGATATTGCGCAGAATGTTTTCAAGGAAAGGCTCCAAACCATCCCTGGAGTAAGCCAAGTCAGGATCTGGGGGGAGAAAGAATATGCGATCCGACTGCGCATGGATCCACTGAAAATGGCTTCCTATGGAGTGACTCCCCTGGATATCCTGTCCAAAGTGCAAAGCGAGAACGTGGAATTGCCTTCTGGTAAAATAGAAGGAGAGACGATTGAGCTCTCTGTCCGCACCAAAAGCAGGCTGAGTTCACCGCAGGAATTCAACGATCTGATCATCAAAGAAGACCAGAACAATATCGTCCGCTTCCAGGATGTGGGAAAAGCTGAGCTGGCAGCGCTCAATGAGCGTAGTATCCTGAAGCGGGACGGAGTGCCCATGGTCGGAGTGGTATTGGTGCCACTTCCCGGATCCAACAGTATAGAGATTGCCGATGAATTCTATAGAAGACTGGAATTCATCAAGAAGGATCTTCCCGCTGACGTAGGGCTGGAGATTGGTTTTGACAAGACCAGCTACATCAGGAGTTCTATCTCTGAAGTGCAGGAAACCATTGTTACTGCCTTTGTCCTAGTTGTTGCCATTATCTTCCTCTTTTTGAGAGACTGGAGGACTACTTTCATTCCTGTATTGACTATCCCTATATCATTGGTCGGGGTGTTCTTTATCATGTACCTGATGGGTTTTTCTATCAATGTACTTACGCTATTGGGTATAGTACTATCCATAGGACTTGTAGTGGATGATGCCATAGTAGTGCTAGAGAACATATATTCCAGGATAGAAAAAGGGGAGAATCCCCAAGAAGCAGCAGCAAAGGGATCCGAAGAGATATTTTTTGCTGTAATCGCTACCACTGTAGCCCTTGCCGCAGTTTTTCTTCCTGTGATTTTCCTTACAGGTACCACCGGTCGTCTTTTCCGTGAATTTGGTATCGTGGTCGCCGGGGCTGTGATCATTTCCTCTTTCGTGGCGTTGACGATGACTCCTATGCTGAGTTCTAAATTTCTGAAGAAAAGGGAGAAACATAACCGCTTCTACAATTTTACGGAGCCTGGTTTTGTATGGATCAACGATAAGTATGATAGGGCTCTTTCTTGGTTTATGCAGTTCCGTTGGGTCTCATTTGTCATGATTGCGGGAATGGGTTTTGGTATCTATTGGTTGTTCAATGAAATCCCTACGGAGCTGGCACCGACTGAGGATAGAGGTGAAATAGTCATCCGGATGAATGGCCCCGAAGGTGCTACATTCAGCTATATGGATCATATTATTGATCAAATGGTAGCAGAGTTTATAGCTGACTATCCCAAAGAGGAGGTGAGTGGCTTGGTGTCGGTGACCTCACCTGGTTTTGGTACTTCAAGCACGAATTCCGGCTTTGTGAGATTTATCCTTACAGATGCTGAAAATAGAGAAAAGACCCAAGGGGAATATTTCAACGAAATAAACCAAAAGCTTAAGAAATACACTGGTGTAAAGGCATTTGCTTCCCAAGCCCAATCCATCGGTAACAGTCGGGGCGGACTTCCTGTGCAGTATGTCCTGCAGGCGCCTACCCTGGATAAGTTGAAGGAAATAATCCCTACATTCATGGCAGAAGTAGACAAGAGTCCAGTATTTATTTTCTCGGACATCAACCTGAAATTTACAAAGCCAGAGCTGGAGATCGAGATAGATAGAGCCAAGGCAAGAAATATAGGGGTTTCCGTACAGGAAATAGCCCGTACCCTTCAGCTTTCCTATTCCGGACAGCGATTCGCTTATTTCATCCGAAACGGTAAGCAATATCAAGTAGTCGGGGAGATGAGACTGGAAGATAGAAATGAGCCCATCAACCTGAGAATGCTGTATGTACGGGCTGAAAACGGTTCCTTAGTACAGCTGGACAATTTGGTCACTGTGACGGAAAAGAGCACACCACCACAGTTGTACCGGTTCAATCGTTTTGTGGCCGGTACGGTATCTGCCAACCTAGCTGAAGGATATACCATCGGAGATGGTTTGGATGAAATGGACAGAATTGCCGCTGAAGTGTTGGATGAGTCATTTACTACGGATGTTTCAGGCCCTTCCAAGGAATTCAGGGAAAGTTCAAACAGCTTGCTGTTTGCGTTTATGTTTGCATTGATACTTATTTACCTTGTGCTGTCCGCACAGTTTGAGTCCTTCTTGGATCCACTGACTATCATGTTTACCGTTCCATTGGCATTATTTGGAGCGCTGTTTACCCTGTGGTTATTTGGATTTACCCTGAATATTTTCAGCCAGATCGGTATTATCATGTTGATAGGCCTGGTGACCAAAAACGGGATACTGATCGTGGAATTTGCCAATCAACGAAAGGCAACCGGCATGTCTGTACAAGAGGCTATATATGGAGCGGCTGTAGCTAGGTTCAGGCCAATTTTGATGACCAGTTTATCCACTATTTTGGGGATTTTGCCTATTGCTCTTGGGTTGGGAGCTGGAGCCGAAAGCCGTGTACCTATGGGAGCTGCTGTGATCGGTGGATTGGCATTTGCTACAATCCTTACTCTTTTTGTAATCCCAGCTATTTATACTTATCTCACTTCCAAAGAAGGAAGATTAGCCAGAATTTAA
- a CDS encoding RidA family protein, protein METPESNFTKLGLNLPPAPKPLGVYRPCLIDGKYLYLSGHGTVQDDGSLIIGRIGEDMDIEEGKLAARQVGLAMLSTIKANLGSLNRVKRVIKVLGMVNCVSTFEKHPYIINGCSELFARVWGEENGIGVRSAVGMGTLPDNIPVEVEALFELHEGV, encoded by the coding sequence ATGGAAACCCCAGAAAGTAACTTTACCAAGCTTGGCCTCAATCTTCCACCTGCCCCAAAACCACTCGGAGTGTATAGGCCTTGCCTGATTGACGGTAAATACCTCTACCTCTCCGGACATGGCACCGTACAGGATGATGGCAGCCTGATCATCGGACGTATAGGGGAAGATATGGATATTGAAGAAGGTAAACTAGCTGCCAGACAGGTGGGATTGGCGATGCTATCCACCATCAAGGCTAATCTCGGATCCCTTAACCGCGTCAAGCGGGTGATCAAAGTTCTGGGAATGGTGAACTGTGTTTCCACTTTCGAAAAGCACCCATATATCATCAATGGATGCAGTGAATTGTTTGCCCGGGTCTGGGGAGAGGAAAATGGAATCGGAGTCAGGTCGGCTGTGGGGATGGGAACTCTCCCAGACAATATCCCAGTGGAAGTAGAAGCGCTGTTTGAACTTCACGAGGGCGTTTAA
- a CDS encoding gluconate:H+ symporter, translating to MTILLVLISIAILVLLIVWAKLNPFLAFIISSIAAGFLLGLPADQIAGSVQRGMGVLLGDLVIVIVMGAMLGKLVAESGAAQRIAGFLMKIFGQKHITWAMAITGLIVGIPLFYNVGFVLLVPLAFTVAYQYRISAVYVGIPLLAALSVTHGFLPPHPSPAALVAQFDANMGLTLLYGFMIAIPTIALAGPIFARTLRNMEAKPLETFQAETKPESELPSAANSFFTALLPVVLLIGTTILNLNISPESTLAPIISFVADPGIVMLISVLVATFTLGLKRNFSMKEIMGHYTVATKDIAMILLIVAGAGALKQIFTDTGVSLVIAEGLQSWDIHPLILAWIITAIIRVCVGSATVAGLTTAGIIAPLVITMNVDPNLLVLSIGAGSLMFSHFNDAGFWMYKEFFNVSIKDTIKSWSLMETIVAVAGLIGVLLLDIFI from the coding sequence ATGACCATTTTACTTGTTCTGATCAGTATCGCCATACTGGTTCTGCTTATTGTCTGGGCCAAGCTCAACCCATTTTTAGCATTTATCATCTCTTCTATAGCTGCCGGATTTCTTCTCGGACTGCCTGCTGACCAGATCGCCGGATCGGTGCAGCGGGGCATGGGAGTGCTGCTAGGAGACTTGGTCATCGTGATCGTCATGGGGGCTATGCTTGGCAAACTGGTAGCTGAAAGCGGAGCCGCACAGCGGATTGCCGGTTTCCTGATGAAAATCTTCGGGCAAAAACACATTACCTGGGCGATGGCCATCACAGGTCTTATCGTAGGGATCCCTCTTTTCTACAACGTAGGCTTTGTTCTTTTGGTCCCTCTTGCTTTTACAGTAGCTTACCAATATAGAATCTCCGCTGTCTATGTAGGAATCCCACTATTGGCGGCACTTTCAGTGACCCATGGATTCTTGCCTCCGCATCCTTCGCCAGCAGCATTGGTTGCGCAGTTTGATGCGAATATGGGGCTCACACTTTTATATGGTTTTATGATTGCCATTCCTACTATTGCACTTGCAGGCCCAATTTTCGCAAGAACTTTAAGAAATATGGAGGCAAAGCCCCTGGAGACCTTCCAGGCGGAGACCAAGCCTGAGTCAGAACTTCCCTCAGCGGCAAACAGTTTCTTCACAGCACTGCTGCCCGTAGTGCTATTGATTGGCACCACCATTCTCAATCTTAATATATCACCAGAAAGCACCCTTGCACCTATCATTTCCTTCGTGGCTGATCCGGGGATAGTGATGCTGATCTCTGTATTAGTCGCTACGTTCACACTGGGACTAAAACGCAATTTCTCCATGAAGGAGATTATGGGGCACTACACGGTTGCGACCAAAGATATAGCTATGATACTACTGATTGTGGCCGGAGCTGGCGCATTAAAACAGATCTTTACGGATACAGGAGTGAGTCTGGTGATTGCAGAAGGCCTACAGAGCTGGGATATTCACCCCCTCATTTTAGCTTGGATAATCACAGCCATTATCCGTGTTTGCGTGGGTTCTGCTACCGTTGCCGGGTTGACTACCGCAGGGATAATCGCCCCATTAGTAATCACAATGAATGTGGATCCAAACCTCCTTGTCCTATCAATAGGTGCAGGAAGTTTGATGTTCTCCCACTTCAATGACGCAGGCTTCTGGATGTACAAGGAGTTTTTCAACGTAAGTATCAAAGACACTATCAAATCCTGGTCATTGATGGAGACTATTGTGGCTGTTGCCGGTCTGATCGGGGTGCTTTTATTGGATATTTTCATATGA